The Monomorium pharaonis isolate MP-MQ-018 unplaced genomic scaffold, ASM1337386v2 scaffold_596, whole genome shotgun sequence nucleotide sequence cattattcattattattaatataattataataaaataatttaacataatactGTAACTAAAAGAACTACAAATACACAAAAAGTCATATAcggttatattaataatcaataaataattttttttagttactattaatataagtaatatattgttaaaatattactttttttacaggtAACAAACTTtctatatttgatattttttatttacgttataTGAAACACTTATTGACccaattttttacaagtttttccACTATGTTTAACGTCATGATAGTCTTTCGCGATCAATAATTACGTAACTGAAATGCTGTCTTCTTGTGTTGTTCTATAACACGTAATCGACTTGATCGTATTTCATTAGATTTtgttctccttttttttattttactttgctgtattatttttatacattattttatacgtgAGATGTTATACTATATCAAATACTGGTTATTTCAGTTCGACTtgtttgtatttattgtataatacgACTCTGAAATGTCAGTAAGCTGTCTCTTTTTGGCACGCCTTGCTTTATGGTGTAATGAATATCTAGGtattaaaatacatgtttTACTTATACTGCATTACAACGCACTATTTTGGACTGTAAGATGCTACATAATTTTGTCGAGATTTGTACatgtagtttttaaattttaattaaatatatttttaccacaaaacatcaaaatttttttaaattaaaataattaaaagtgtaGATGTAGATTTTGTCTTgagttttttctaaatttaattctgcagaattttttaatttttagttaaaaataacgttgttatttttattctttaaatactcgaaaaatattctctaaatatttgaaaatattctctAAATACTCGAAAACACAGGTGctttgaaattgtttaaaaaattaaattagaaaaacagACTTTAAGCAAATCAACAAACTTTTGTCATTAGAAAGTGAAACAATAGAAGTAGCACACTCCATATAAGTGTAAGATTTGACTCTGCATCTGACTTTGTCGTAGAGTTTTGCAGCACTGCATTTGTGGAGGGTTGTCAGGAAcagtataaattaaagaagGATGTTTTATGCGATTTTAGCCGTTACCTGACAACTGGATTTTCTTCTTAATTTCAACGATCTTTTTATTAAGCTCGTTTAATTTGTTCTCGGCAGTGGACGGAGTCAGATGTTCGGACATGTTTTCGTAAATGAGAAAGGGTGTCCACGTGGAACATTGTATCGACCTAATAATATCGTTCGTTGTCCGGACAACTCGAATCTGATTCTCCGACATTGTATAACGAGAATTGATATTATGTAAAGTggataatttgaattaaaaaaattgttgaagattaaaacttaataaaacattattgcatttctctaaataaaatgttacattttttatattttttaatagattttattatatttgaatttaatatatatatatatatatgttataatgtacatatacagtttaaattattgtacaaagttgttaaagcttaaaattaataaaatttcttattatagaatattttatcattataatttgtaatcccttaattttgtagtaatatttttaataacacatctaactatattataaaaaaatatactaacaTATtagtttgtataaaacataGCCGATCACAAATATTCGATTCTGCATAAACCATGatgtattaaaattctatgtatatatgtttgaGGTATACTACAGTATCAAATAAGAAAGCGATatgaaatatctataaataataaaagacagatgttaattattcaataattgtgtaatttatttgcatcGGCGAAAAACCAGTGTAAttggattttattaaaaaatttgttttgccGAATGCCATTCGTGCACGATATTATAAACATTCTGTCCAAATTTAGAAATGACGATCACGAGAAACATGTTTAGTggactaaataaaaaataataattgcttgttaaatttaatgagaCAGGTAGATGTAAAATTTCGAAGTTTACATTATAAAGCGCAATTCTGGTAGCATGTATGAAATCCAGCATGTTTTGTTTGAGGCAAACGTATTATGACATAAAATTACGGTTCTTCAGATCGCTGACTTCTGATTTTACAGGAGATCGCAATAACTTCTGCTGGTTACAATTTGATCCCAGGACCAGGTCTTCAGTTCAGGATATGGTGCACAAGTGACGTGATAGCTGGcataaagaattttctttatgtCATCCAATCGTTGTCTTCTCTCCGATACAGATGCATTAAATTAACAGTCAGAAGAGATTATATGTATGAATACTACATATCAATTACATGAATGAACACATGTAACTGATAtgtagtaattatttcttttaatatataaaatgctcCAGATCACTTTTGCAATTGTCATTTGACTTCATCTTGTAACAAATATGTTAACTAATTTAATTACCGTTCACTTTGCTGAAAAGTATTACGTTTatgacatataaaattatacataacgCTATAAATTGGcacaataatagtaattagattatttgaaatttatttgttaaaaataaaaaatatatgaattttaaaatttcaaaaaaatatggaaatatatcatatttatatgacatatgatatttttataatttacatcacATTACTTTGGCGAGgaaatttctataaagttatgtgtgatgtaattatataactatCTTCGTTTTTCCATCTATTTTGTTTTCAGTGACGAATCGCACCAATTGGAGACCGACCGGGCGCATTGCGTTCCTTGGGACAATTGTATCGTGGCCGCACTACGTCGTCGTCGCTGGGCGCAGATGTTTGCAGTTCGATGATAAGGTTAATGGCATCATTAATAAGGCCAATAGGAAGCGCGTGTTTGCCGCTCCGTGCGTGCATCTCTCGTGCTGTGGTCACAAAAGGGTAGAGGAGATTATTCGTAAGGGCctctgcctgcctgcctgcctgcttgCCTCCTTATATCTTCGCTTCTCCGGCAGAGGAGCATGGTCTTAAGACCGGGTTCACCGAATTATAATTCCGCATTTGTATTCGTTAAGGTGTCTGGCGGTTAAGGTCTACAGCCACGATGAATTCCGCGTTACACGCAATCAAGCGCTGCCGAGCGTTAATTAATGATCAAGCGCGCTATATGCTCTGCTCAGTGCGTCGACCGCAACTTGTTGCACATCGTCGGCCAGAGCATCGTTCTTTTTTGtttgcacataattttatatgcccGAAATAGGCACAACACTCGAAAAAATGTGTCGCGCTGGATagttatgacaattctggCGACAGATCTCGGTAGCTCTCGTATAGCTCTGTGCtttgatatcatttttaaacagagttctaccgtttaaaattgtgcacatatttttaaatgctcGAATTCAGCACGACACACGAAAAATGTGACGTGCTGGATAGTTATGACAATTCTGACGACAGATCTCGGTAGCTCTCGTATAGCTCTGTGCtttgatatcatttttaaacagagttctaccgtttaaaattgtgcacatatttttaaatgctcGAATTCAGCACGACACACGAAAAATGTGTCGTGCTAGATagttatgacaattctggcgacaattctcgataGTTCCCATATAGTTTTGTGCTTTAATATTGCTTTTAAACAGACAATTGTCGATAGTTCTGTGCTTTTGTAATGGAGTGTCCGCCATGAGATAAGAATCGGATATGAGTGATAAAACTAGTATTGATTAATTTCAACAATTCCAACCTGATCATTGTTTGAATATAATTCCAGAGAAATCAATATTCCATTGAAACACTTGATCCGCTTTGTGTCACAGTTTTGTACGCCCCTTTCATcactgtaataataaaattaatgcgtaaaagaaatattgattaaatttataaaatataaaatattttatttacgtaaggttaatgcaataaattgaaaacattattttaccaatattttaatattttggtcTTTCGGTTATTTGGCAGAATGTCATTCAGGATAATTTCAGAGGTTTATTGTTTcttcgttatttattatttgcttatattaatttgcaatgtgtaattataacaaactgctaatataatatacaaagtataattacaataacctctactacaattttttttagaaataaataaatgtatatatatatatatatatatatatacattacagAAAaacattacttaaaaaataatattaaaaatattattaaaatacaaagaatttaaacaatatagtattgttgtttttttttgtaggttttatatgcttttattttttcaggattcttgtataaaaaatataattaaaatatctaattataaaaatttagaacatttttttatgtccGC carries:
- the LOC105839820 gene encoding uncharacterized protein LOC105839820; translated protein: MSENQIRVVRTTNDIIRSIQCSTWTPFLIYENMSEHLTPSTAENKLNELNKKIVEIKKKIQLSEGQRKANFEEYDAKKRENAQKISDLKKKVKDLYMKYAGAKNVTWVTKRRKEK